The following are encoded in a window of Nocardioides houyundeii genomic DNA:
- a CDS encoding glycerophosphodiester phosphodiesterase family protein: MRPQVVAHRGASHEQAEHTLGAYTAALDAGAEALECDVRLTADGHLVCVHDRDLRRTASTRGIVSTMNLADLDDLDFASWKNPWADLDDEAPEVDASLGKVLTLRSLLETVRDYDHRVELAIETKHPVRYGGLVERRLVETLADFGWAGADSPARVMSFSWSALQRVERLAPELDVVMLIEKAHHWPMLRRVIGEDWKVGPGVEELREHPGLARRLVASKRDLHVWTVNNAADLELCLELGASAVISDRPAYMLELLGGSEDTATGV; encoded by the coding sequence GTGAGACCCCAGGTCGTTGCCCACCGGGGCGCCAGTCACGAGCAGGCCGAGCACACGTTGGGCGCCTACACGGCCGCCCTGGACGCGGGCGCCGAGGCCCTGGAGTGCGACGTCCGGCTGACTGCGGACGGGCACCTCGTCTGCGTGCACGACCGGGACCTGCGGCGCACCGCGTCCACCCGCGGGATCGTCTCCACGATGAACCTGGCCGATCTCGACGACCTCGACTTCGCCTCCTGGAAGAACCCGTGGGCGGACCTGGACGACGAGGCGCCCGAGGTGGACGCGTCCCTGGGCAAGGTGCTCACCCTGCGCTCCCTGCTGGAGACCGTGCGCGACTACGACCACCGGGTGGAGCTGGCGATCGAGACCAAGCACCCCGTGCGGTACGGCGGTCTGGTGGAGCGGCGGCTCGTGGAGACGCTGGCGGACTTCGGCTGGGCCGGGGCGGACTCGCCGGCCCGGGTGATGAGCTTCTCCTGGAGCGCGCTGCAGCGGGTCGAGCGGCTGGCCCCGGAGCTGGACGTGGTGATGCTGATCGAGAAGGCCCACCACTGGCCGATGCTGCGCCGGGTGATCGGCGAGGACTGGAAGGTCGGGCCCGGGGTCGAGGAGCTGCGCGAGCATCCGGGCCTGGCCCGGCGCCTGGTGGCGAGCAAGCGCGACCTCCACGTGTGGACGGTCAACAACGCCGCCGACCTGGAGCTGTGCCTGGAGCTGGGTGCCAGCGCGGTCATCAGCGACCGTCCGGCGTACATGCTGGAGCTGCTCGGGGGTTCGGAGGACACCGCGACCGGCGTATAG
- a CDS encoding DUF5926 family protein produces the protein MAKKSRTKTPSAAPQEGEVGPRQPCPCGSGKRYKACHGASWGATTPYVARPFEGMPSECDVIAMRELVPAATAPVTLADSDRVVRLCSLLPMAAPAMVRDSGEIWLGLQVQHNYGDPARDLGAVLEAALAQADEGRSGIVGLQTDPGPGARLQDLIPDESLEITVHDGFGYWLDDVAERDAAMEAALEQANGAANPTVRLEGVTAAYWTNVGTKEHLRWVMPHEEERLLTALARLHAAGKDSIAEGSRLVGMFRAHGRLAPVWDLPIGTGAEVLEGPVTQFAADLEQALEDSSDLTSEQRSARAGLANRQVTIR, from the coding sequence ATGGCTAAGAAGTCCCGAACCAAGACCCCGTCCGCAGCTCCCCAGGAGGGTGAGGTCGGCCCCCGGCAGCCCTGCCCCTGCGGGTCCGGCAAGCGCTACAAGGCCTGCCACGGCGCGTCCTGGGGTGCGACGACTCCCTACGTGGCCCGTCCCTTCGAGGGCATGCCCAGCGAGTGCGACGTCATCGCGATGCGTGAGCTGGTCCCGGCCGCCACCGCGCCGGTGACGCTGGCGGACTCGGACCGCGTCGTCAGGCTCTGCTCCCTGCTCCCGATGGCAGCCCCCGCGATGGTCCGGGACTCCGGGGAGATCTGGCTGGGCCTGCAGGTGCAGCACAACTACGGCGACCCGGCCCGCGACCTGGGCGCGGTGCTGGAGGCGGCTCTGGCGCAGGCCGACGAGGGCCGCTCGGGCATCGTGGGGCTGCAGACCGACCCCGGGCCGGGCGCGCGGCTGCAGGACCTGATCCCCGACGAGTCCCTGGAGATCACCGTCCACGACGGCTTCGGCTACTGGCTCGACGACGTGGCCGAGCGGGACGCCGCGATGGAGGCCGCTCTGGAGCAGGCCAACGGTGCCGCCAACCCCACGGTCCGCCTCGAGGGCGTGACCGCGGCGTACTGGACGAACGTCGGCACCAAGGAGCACCTGCGCTGGGTGATGCCGCACGAGGAGGAGCGGCTGCTCACCGCGCTGGCCCGGCTGCACGCGGCCGGCAAGGACTCGATCGCCGAGGGCTCGCGGCTGGTCGGGATGTTCCGCGCGCACGGTCGGCTGGCGCCGGTCTGGGACCTGCCGATCGGGACCGGCGCCGAGGTGCTGGAGGGCCCGGTGACGCAGTTCGCCGCCGACCTCGAGCAGGCGCTGGAGGACTCCAGCGACCTCACCTCGGAGCAGCGTTCCGCGCGTGCCGGACTGGCCAATCGCCAGGTCACCATTCGCTGA
- a CDS encoding SDR family NAD(P)-dependent oxidoreductase produces MTQHHEAPLDAPPAGPGIDPDDLATTIRVLDQLHELPDDHADLVRVKRAASHMYKALKKERRTRKREAELAHDRAITEQTATGSAMRIDDETAGIPLVSNAPGAFAGTLINPRGCYICKNDYTLVDAFYHWLCPTCAASSHAKRDQRTDLTGKRALLTGGRAKIGMYIALRLLRDGAHTTITTRFPKDAVRRFAAMEDSADWLHRLKVVGIDLRDPAQVISLADDVAAAGPLDILINNACQTVRRSPGAYSQLIEMEDAPLPAGLALPEMVSFDGISEAHPAAIAGALSGDAVPRHEGESAEVAHAAHTAASISALALKAGSASLEAHRTGTAVDAGGLLPDMQVNNSWTQVVDEVDPLELLEVQLCNSIAPFLLVSRLRPAMRAAVQAGARRAYVVNVSAMEGQFSRRYKGAGHPHTNMAKAALNMMTRTSSEEMFTTDRILMTAVDTGWITDERPHEDKLRIAEEGWHAPLDLVDGAARVYDPIVLGEQGEDLYGCFVKDYRPSPW; encoded by the coding sequence GTGACACAGCACCACGAAGCACCCCTGGACGCACCCCCGGCCGGTCCCGGGATCGACCCCGACGACCTCGCCACCACCATCCGGGTCCTCGACCAGCTGCACGAGCTCCCCGACGACCACGCGGACCTAGTCAGGGTCAAGCGGGCGGCCTCGCACATGTACAAGGCCCTGAAGAAGGAGCGGCGTACCCGCAAGCGGGAGGCCGAGCTCGCCCACGACCGGGCGATCACCGAGCAGACGGCGACCGGATCGGCGATGCGGATCGACGACGAGACCGCCGGCATCCCGCTGGTCTCCAACGCCCCGGGCGCGTTCGCCGGGACCCTGATCAACCCGCGGGGCTGCTACATCTGCAAGAACGACTACACCCTGGTCGACGCGTTCTACCACTGGCTCTGCCCCACCTGCGCCGCGAGCTCGCACGCCAAGCGCGACCAGCGCACCGACCTCACCGGCAAGCGGGCACTGCTCACCGGCGGCCGCGCCAAGATCGGCATGTACATCGCGCTGCGGCTGCTCCGCGACGGCGCCCACACCACGATCACCACCCGCTTCCCCAAGGACGCCGTACGCCGGTTCGCCGCCATGGAGGACTCCGCCGACTGGCTGCACCGGCTCAAGGTGGTCGGGATCGACCTGCGCGACCCGGCGCAGGTGATCAGCCTCGCCGACGACGTGGCGGCCGCCGGTCCCCTCGACATCCTGATCAACAACGCCTGCCAGACCGTACGCCGCTCGCCCGGGGCCTACTCCCAGCTCATCGAGATGGAGGACGCGCCGCTGCCGGCCGGCCTGGCCCTGCCCGAGATGGTCTCCTTCGACGGCATCAGCGAGGCGCACCCGGCGGCGATCGCGGGCGCGCTGTCCGGTGACGCGGTCCCCCGCCACGAGGGCGAGTCCGCCGAGGTCGCGCACGCGGCGCACACCGCGGCGTCGATCTCGGCGCTGGCGCTGAAGGCCGGCTCCGCCTCGCTGGAGGCGCACCGGACCGGCACCGCGGTCGACGCGGGCGGGCTGCTGCCGGACATGCAGGTCAACAACTCCTGGACCCAGGTGGTCGACGAGGTCGACCCGTTGGAGCTCCTCGAGGTGCAGCTGTGCAACTCGATCGCGCCGTTCCTGCTGGTCTCCCGGCTGCGGCCGGCGATGCGGGCCGCCGTGCAGGCCGGAGCCCGGCGCGCGTACGTCGTGAACGTCTCGGCGATGGAGGGGCAGTTCTCCCGCCGCTACAAGGGCGCGGGCCACCCGCACACCAACATGGCCAAGGCCGCGCTCAACATGATGACCCGGACCAGCTCGGAGGAGATGTTCACCACCGACCGGATCCTGATGACCGCGGTGGACACCGGCTGGATCACCGACGAGCGTCCCCACGAGGACAAGCTGCGGATCGCCGAGGAGGGCTGGCACGCGCCGCTCGACCTGGTCGACGGCGCGGCCCGGGTCTACGACCCGATCGTGCTCGGCGAGCAGGGCGAGGACCTCTACGGCTGCTTCGTGAAGGACTACCGACCCTCGCCCTGGTGA
- a CDS encoding arginine deiminase, whose translation MASTGTPNPSPAKGHGADTEVGTLQTVMLHRPGPELKRLTPRNNDKLLFDGIPWVSRAQEEHDAFAQALRDRDVEVLYLTDLLVETLADADARAQAIEGVTNTLHLGDTMATYLSAALHDHSPDELALFLTAGVRNDEVRGGFGLVTSLLASDDFLIDPLPNLLFTRDSSVWIRDRVAITSLAMPARRRETQLTELIYTRHPRFAGTATIHGWQHESVEGGDVLLLAPGVIAVGVGERTTPAGVERFARHVFSEQLAHTVLAVPIAQERATMHLDTVCTMVDVDKIVMYPAVADTLQAYAVTQGEPGRLLVAGAEPFLVAAAKAMEIDTLHQIDTGLDPVTAEREQWDDGNNTLALAPRVAVAYERNDETNDRLEEAGIEVVRIAGSELGSGRGGPRCMSCPISRAPLPVD comes from the coding sequence ATGGCTTCGACAGGCACGCCCAACCCAAGTCCGGCCAAGGGGCACGGGGCCGACACCGAGGTCGGCACCCTGCAGACCGTGATGCTGCACCGTCCCGGCCCCGAGCTGAAGCGGCTCACCCCGCGCAACAACGACAAGCTGCTCTTCGACGGCATCCCCTGGGTCAGCCGGGCGCAGGAGGAGCACGACGCCTTCGCGCAGGCGCTGCGGGACCGGGACGTCGAGGTGCTCTACCTGACCGACCTGCTGGTCGAGACCCTGGCCGACGCCGATGCCCGCGCGCAGGCGATCGAGGGCGTCACCAACACCCTGCACCTGGGCGACACCATGGCCACCTACCTCAGCGCCGCCCTGCACGACCACTCCCCCGACGAGCTGGCGCTCTTCCTGACCGCCGGAGTGCGCAACGACGAGGTGCGCGGCGGGTTCGGCCTGGTGACCTCGCTGCTGGCCAGCGACGACTTCCTGATCGACCCGCTGCCCAACCTGCTCTTCACCCGCGACTCCTCGGTGTGGATCCGGGACCGGGTGGCGATCACCTCGCTCGCCATGCCGGCCCGACGGCGCGAGACCCAGCTGACCGAGCTGATCTACACCCGCCACCCCCGGTTCGCGGGCACGGCCACCATCCACGGCTGGCAGCACGAGAGCGTGGAGGGCGGTGACGTGCTGCTGCTCGCGCCCGGCGTGATCGCCGTCGGCGTCGGCGAGCGGACCACGCCCGCCGGGGTGGAGCGCTTCGCCCGCCACGTCTTCTCCGAGCAGCTGGCGCACACCGTGCTCGCCGTGCCGATCGCGCAGGAGCGCGCCACCATGCACCTGGACACCGTGTGCACCATGGTGGACGTCGACAAGATCGTGATGTACCCGGCCGTCGCCGACACGCTGCAGGCGTACGCCGTGACGCAGGGCGAGCCGGGCCGGCTGCTGGTCGCCGGGGCGGAGCCGTTCCTGGTGGCCGCGGCGAAGGCGATGGAGATCGACACGCTGCACCAGATCGATACCGGGCTGGACCCGGTGACCGCCGAGCGCGAGCAGTGGGACGACGGCAACAACACCCTGGCGCTGGCGCCCCGGGTGGCGGTCGCCTACGAGCGCAACGACGAGACCAACGACCGTCTCGAGGAGGCCGGCATCGAGGTCGTCCGGATCGCCGGCTCCGAGCTCGGCTCGGGTCGCGGCGGGCCGCGCTGCATGAGCTGCCCGATCTCCCGGGCACCGCTGCCGGTCGACTAG
- a CDS encoding HNH endonuclease signature motif containing protein, with translation MSVSQLQSSREMTSRVTMLVSAAQEAVRGAGAVPADAVGSADLAEALQRVGELESAATALRLRLSAEAEARRVAEDPDLGGAATGTDAWLAGLLGSTRASQASGLRLGRLLGSKYAATREAFAAGRLRVDQVRVIVDAAEEAPDRATPEQVAAAEELLVGKATGDSTRSGRPMNAKRLRQAARRMFDPIDRTLADEHELKMLTREKAGADAETFLSLHENGDGTWSGKFRIPELHGNLLETVLAHLTSPRRLGLKRAADGSTSSTIDPSAPQSQSYLETRGQGFCELIEHLPTTGLSPSQATVLVTLDLDALLTGIGAARLDSGVRITAGEARRMACEAGLVPAVLGGASEPLDLGRERRLHSATQRRALSLSHETCATSGCERPFAWCEIHHHRLSWGRGGATDLDNGLPLCGFHHRKAHDPAWDLRQHSSGEWRFHRRR, from the coding sequence ATGTCGGTCAGCCAGCTGCAGTCCTCCCGGGAGATGACCTCCCGGGTGACGATGCTGGTCTCGGCCGCCCAGGAGGCGGTCCGAGGCGCCGGGGCCGTGCCGGCGGATGCGGTGGGGTCCGCCGACCTGGCCGAGGCCCTGCAACGGGTGGGCGAGCTGGAGTCCGCAGCCACCGCGCTGCGGCTGCGCCTGTCGGCCGAGGCGGAGGCCCGGCGGGTGGCCGAGGACCCCGACCTGGGTGGTGCCGCCACCGGGACCGACGCCTGGCTCGCCGGGCTGCTGGGCTCGACCCGGGCCTCGCAGGCGTCGGGCCTGAGGCTGGGCAGGTTGCTGGGCTCGAAGTATGCGGCGACGCGGGAGGCGTTCGCGGCCGGCCGGTTGCGGGTCGACCAGGTCCGGGTGATCGTGGACGCCGCGGAGGAGGCTCCTGACCGGGCCACTCCTGAGCAGGTCGCTGCCGCCGAGGAGCTGCTGGTGGGCAAGGCGACCGGGGACTCGACCCGTTCGGGACGGCCGATGAACGCCAAGCGGCTCCGGCAGGCCGCGCGTCGGATGTTCGACCCGATCGACCGGACCCTGGCCGACGAGCACGAGCTCAAGATGCTGACCCGGGAGAAGGCGGGTGCGGACGCGGAGACCTTCCTGTCCCTGCATGAGAACGGCGACGGCACCTGGTCGGGGAAGTTTCGCATCCCGGAGCTGCACGGCAACCTCCTGGAGACCGTGCTGGCACACCTGACCAGCCCTCGCCGGCTCGGGTTGAAGCGCGCCGCGGACGGGTCCACGTCCAGCACGATCGATCCCTCCGCCCCGCAGTCCCAGTCCTACCTGGAGACCCGCGGGCAGGGGTTCTGCGAGCTGATCGAGCACCTGCCCACCACCGGCCTGTCGCCGTCGCAAGCCACGGTCCTGGTGACGCTGGACCTCGACGCACTGCTGACCGGGATCGGCGCGGCCCGCTTGGACAGCGGGGTCCGGATCACCGCCGGGGAGGCCCGACGGATGGCGTGCGAGGCCGGTCTGGTCCCCGCCGTCCTGGGCGGCGCCTCGGAGCCGCTGGACCTGGGCCGGGAACGACGACTGCACTCCGCGACCCAACGCCGGGCACTGTCCCTGAGCCACGAGACGTGCGCAACGTCAGGGTGCGAACGGCCCTTCGCCTGGTGCGAGATCCACCATCATCGGCTCTCCTGGGGTCGCGGCGGGGCCACGGACCTGGACAACGGACTTCCGCTCTGCGGGTTCCACCATCGCAAGGCCCACGATCCGGCGTGGGACCTGCGACAGCACTCCTCCGGCGAGTGGCGGTTCCACCGGAGGCGGTAG
- a CDS encoding zinc-dependent alcohol dehydrogenase family protein — MRGAILHGPGDVRVEDRPDPVLEQPTDAIIRLSATCVCGSDLWPYRGIDRSGPTAPMGHEYVGIVEAVGDQVQAIKPGQFVVGSFFASDNTCEICRAGYQSRCVRAEGVGGVGTQAELARIPLADGTLVATPEVPPAELVPSLLAASDVLGTGWFAAVAAEVGPGKTVAVVGDGAVGLLGVLAAKQLGAERIIAMSRHEPRQRLAEEFGATDIVVERGDAGVARIKELTGGLGAHSVIEAVGTQESMMQAIRSTRPGGHVGYVGVAHDVSLPGGELFFAEVHLHGGPAPVRRFLPDLIERIWNRRIDPGKVFDLELPLEEAAEGYRAMDERRAVKVLLWP, encoded by the coding sequence ATGCGAGGAGCCATCCTGCACGGCCCCGGAGACGTCCGGGTCGAGGACCGTCCGGACCCGGTGCTCGAGCAGCCGACCGACGCGATCATCCGGCTGAGCGCCACCTGCGTCTGCGGGTCGGACCTGTGGCCCTACCGGGGCATCGACCGGTCCGGGCCAACGGCCCCGATGGGCCACGAGTACGTCGGCATCGTCGAGGCCGTCGGCGACCAGGTGCAGGCCATCAAGCCCGGCCAGTTCGTGGTGGGGTCGTTCTTCGCCTCGGACAACACCTGCGAGATCTGCCGGGCGGGCTACCAGTCCCGGTGCGTGCGCGCGGAGGGCGTGGGTGGGGTCGGCACCCAGGCGGAGCTCGCCCGCATCCCGCTCGCCGACGGCACCCTGGTGGCCACCCCCGAGGTGCCACCGGCGGAGCTGGTGCCCAGCCTGCTGGCCGCCTCCGACGTCCTGGGCACCGGTTGGTTCGCCGCAGTGGCCGCCGAGGTCGGACCGGGCAAGACCGTCGCCGTGGTCGGCGACGGCGCGGTCGGACTGCTCGGCGTGCTGGCCGCCAAGCAGCTGGGCGCGGAGCGGATCATCGCCATGTCGCGTCACGAGCCCCGGCAGCGGCTGGCCGAGGAGTTCGGCGCCACCGACATCGTCGTCGAGCGCGGCGACGCGGGTGTCGCCCGGATCAAGGAGCTCACCGGGGGGCTGGGTGCGCACTCGGTCATCGAGGCGGTCGGCACCCAGGAGTCGATGATGCAGGCCATCCGGTCCACCCGCCCCGGGGGCCACGTCGGCTACGTCGGGGTCGCCCACGACGTCTCGCTGCCCGGCGGGGAGCTGTTCTTCGCCGAGGTCCACCTGCACGGCGGACCGGCGCCGGTTCGCCGGTTCCTGCCCGACCTGATCGAGAGGATCTGGAACCGTCGGATCGACCCCGGCAAGGTCTTCGACCTCGAGCTACCGCTGGAGGAGGCGGCCGAGGGCTACCGCGCGATGGACGAGCGGCGCGCCGTCAAGGTCCTGCTGTGGCCCTGA
- a CDS encoding GlsB/YeaQ/YmgE family stress response membrane protein has translation MLGLILTILIVGAIAGFVARLLVPGRQDLSIVATIVLGIVGSLVGGLLGYLLFGKDADDGLFQPAGIIGSIIGAVIALLIWQWSQRRSAAHV, from the coding sequence ATGCTCGGACTCATCCTCACCATTCTCATCGTCGGCGCCATCGCCGGCTTCGTTGCCCGACTCCTCGTGCCCGGTCGTCAAGACCTCTCCATCGTCGCGACCATCGTGCTCGGCATCGTCGGCTCGTTGGTCGGCGGGCTGCTCGGCTACCTGTTGTTCGGAAAGGACGCAGACGACGGCCTCTTCCAGCCGGCGGGCATCATCGGCTCGATCATCGGCGCCGTCATTGCCCTGCTGATCTGGCAGTGGTCGCAGCGCCGCAGCGCGGCCCACGTCTGA
- a CDS encoding response regulator transcription factor: protein MSNGGRPIQVALVDDYDVVVMGVANMLEPYRDRVVVAELDTNQPVEDGVDIALYDSFAQPESDRAEIKTLIDNPRARRVVVYTWNFHPDLLATARDLGVHGYLSKALTARELVTALESVHAGEIVVSPSSATVRTQGGDWPGRGEGLTDREAEILALITQGKNNAEIAALTYLSPNTVKSYIRGLYRKIDVESRTQAVLWGVHHGFLPDKRRIEHWRGGP, encoded by the coding sequence GTGAGCAATGGAGGTCGCCCCATCCAGGTCGCCCTGGTGGACGACTACGACGTCGTGGTCATGGGGGTCGCCAACATGCTCGAGCCGTACCGCGACCGGGTCGTGGTGGCCGAGCTGGACACGAACCAGCCCGTCGAGGACGGCGTCGACATCGCGCTGTACGACTCTTTCGCCCAGCCGGAGTCAGATCGCGCGGAGATCAAGACCCTCATCGACAACCCACGTGCCCGACGAGTCGTGGTCTACACCTGGAACTTCCACCCAGACCTCCTCGCGACAGCCCGTGATCTTGGTGTGCACGGCTACCTGTCCAAGGCTCTCACCGCCCGAGAGCTCGTCACCGCCCTCGAGTCCGTGCACGCGGGCGAGATCGTGGTCAGCCCTTCATCGGCCACGGTCCGCACCCAGGGTGGTGACTGGCCCGGCCGTGGCGAGGGGCTGACCGATCGGGAGGCGGAGATCCTCGCCCTCATCACCCAGGGCAAGAACAACGCCGAGATCGCAGCGTTGACCTACCTCAGCCCCAACACGGTCAAGTCCTACATCCGCGGGCTCTATCGCAAGATCGACGTCGAGAGCCGCACCCAAGCAGTTCTCTGGGGTGTGCACCACGGGTTCCTGCCCGACAAGCGCCGGATCGAGCACTGGCGAGGCGGCCCCTGA
- a CDS encoding TMEM165/GDT1 family protein, which yields MDPLVVVLTFAAIFVVELPDKTFIATLVMSTKFRPLLVWIGVGLAFAVQTGIAVALGSAASFLPTDVVRAAAAVMFLLGALLLFREARSHAEASGTEQEFADKAAARGEVHGFKVVATSFIVLFAAEWGDLSQLLTLSLVAKYDDPLSVFLGAWGALLAVSGLAVIVGRVLLSKVRLSVLHYAGATVCLVLALVSVYELVAG from the coding sequence ATGGACCCGCTCGTGGTCGTCCTGACCTTCGCCGCGATCTTCGTGGTGGAGCTGCCGGACAAGACGTTCATCGCGACGCTGGTCATGAGCACCAAGTTCCGTCCGCTCCTGGTGTGGATCGGCGTGGGTCTGGCCTTCGCGGTGCAGACCGGCATCGCCGTGGCGCTGGGATCCGCGGCGTCGTTCCTGCCCACCGACGTGGTCCGCGCCGCCGCCGCGGTGATGTTCCTGCTCGGCGCCCTGCTGCTGTTCCGCGAGGCGCGCAGCCACGCCGAGGCCTCCGGTACCGAGCAGGAGTTCGCGGACAAGGCCGCCGCACGCGGCGAGGTGCACGGGTTCAAGGTCGTCGCCACCTCGTTCATCGTGCTGTTCGCGGCCGAGTGGGGTGACCTCTCCCAGCTGCTCACCCTCTCGCTGGTCGCCAAGTACGACGACCCGCTCTCGGTCTTCCTCGGCGCCTGGGGCGCGCTCCTGGCCGTCTCCGGGCTCGCGGTCATCGTGGGCCGGGTGCTGCTGAGCAAGGTGAGGCTCTCGGTGCTGCACTACGCGGGCGCCACCGTCTGCCTGGTGCTGGCACTGGTCTCGGTCTACGAGCTGGTGGCAGGCTGA
- a CDS encoding Rv0909 family putative TA system antitoxin: MSLAKDLKAKIDELELERRLKALVDDTEKTAGEAVEKAGGLAHERRDEIARALEKATTKINSQTKNQYVDKVEKVRHSLLEGLDKLAARRRLGDPVAPIEPPTGQTQDETQAKIQDGTQGGTQADRPTDPPLS; the protein is encoded by the coding sequence ATGTCCCTTGCCAAGGACCTGAAGGCCAAGATCGACGAGCTCGAGCTGGAGCGCCGGCTCAAGGCGCTCGTCGACGACACCGAGAAGACGGCCGGCGAGGCGGTCGAGAAGGCCGGCGGCCTGGCTCACGAGCGACGCGACGAGATCGCCCGGGCGCTCGAGAAGGCCACCACCAAGATCAACTCCCAGACCAAGAACCAGTACGTCGACAAGGTCGAGAAGGTGCGCCACAGCCTGCTCGAGGGGCTCGACAAGCTGGCCGCCCGGCGGCGCCTGGGCGACCCGGTCGCCCCGATCGAGCCGCCGACGGGTCAGACGCAGGACGAGACCCAGGCCAAGATCCAGGACGGGACCCAGGGCGGGACTCAGGCTGACCGGCCGACGGACCCGCCCCTGTCCTGA
- a CDS encoding YnfA family protein, with protein MNVTRSALLFVVAAVAEIGGAWLIWQAVRENRGWLWAGAGVVALGLYGFVATFQPEASFGRILAAYGGVFVAGSLAWGMALDGFRPDRYDVAGALLCLVGVAVIMYAPGPPD; from the coding sequence ATGAACGTGACGCGCTCGGCGCTCCTCTTCGTGGTCGCCGCGGTGGCCGAGATCGGCGGTGCCTGGCTCATCTGGCAGGCCGTGCGGGAGAACCGCGGTTGGCTGTGGGCCGGCGCCGGCGTGGTGGCGCTCGGCCTCTACGGCTTCGTCGCCACCTTCCAGCCCGAGGCCAGCTTCGGCCGGATCCTGGCGGCGTACGGCGGGGTGTTCGTGGCGGGCTCGCTCGCCTGGGGGATGGCGCTCGACGGCTTCCGCCCCGACCGGTACGACGTCGCCGGCGCGCTGCTGTGCCTGGTCGGCGTGGCGGTCATCATGTATGCCCCCGGCCCGCCTGACTAG
- a CDS encoding GNAT family N-acetyltransferase, producing MTEQQELVVRALLRERLLDQAHQGALRLEADRRDNVARGLLGEAAAKLLDPPSWVTEARDRLLLPLPPELPLRTERLVLRRVQLDDVDDLHSYYGRADVSELLLSEPMSRDKTAVEIRRRLGLAGDDQEPPQGLGLVMELAGRVVGDVVLMFKAPEYAQAELGWVVHPDVAGQGLATEAARAMLRLGFGHYGFMRLTAELDARNERSAALCERLGMRREGHFRQDYWSKGRWTDTLRYALLAEEFFAGGAV from the coding sequence ATGACCGAGCAGCAGGAGCTGGTCGTGCGCGCGCTGCTGCGTGAGCGGCTCCTCGACCAGGCGCACCAGGGCGCGCTGCGGCTGGAGGCCGATCGTCGTGACAACGTGGCCCGGGGACTGCTGGGGGAGGCCGCGGCCAAGCTCCTCGATCCGCCGAGCTGGGTGACCGAGGCCAGGGACCGGCTGCTGCTGCCGCTGCCACCCGAGCTGCCGCTGCGCACCGAGCGACTGGTGCTGCGCCGGGTGCAGCTGGACGACGTCGACGACCTGCACTCCTACTACGGCCGTGCGGACGTCTCCGAGCTCCTGCTCAGCGAGCCCATGTCCCGGGACAAGACGGCGGTTGAGATCCGGCGCCGGCTGGGGCTGGCCGGGGACGACCAGGAGCCGCCCCAGGGGCTGGGACTGGTGATGGAGCTGGCGGGCCGGGTCGTGGGCGACGTGGTGCTGATGTTCAAGGCGCCCGAGTACGCCCAGGCCGAGCTGGGCTGGGTGGTCCATCCGGACGTGGCCGGCCAGGGGCTGGCCACCGAGGCGGCCCGCGCGATGCTCCGGCTCGGCTTCGGGCACTACGGCTTCATGCGCCTCACCGCGGAGCTCGACGCGCGCAACGAACGCTCCGCCGCGCTGTGCGAGCGGCTGGGCATGCGCCGCGAGGGCCACTTCCGCCAGGACTACTGGTCAAAGGGCCGGTGGACCGACACTCTGCGCTACGCCCTGCTCGCCGAGGAGTTCTTCGCAGGCGGGGCCGTCTAG